TCAGTACAGTAGTTAATACTATTGCTAGCAGGAAATTATAATTTTTCTCTAAAGCTTTTGAACGCTATCTATGAAGAACTACATCTATAAATTTTTAATAAAGTAAGAAATTATTATTGCGTAATGTTAGACAGTTAATTATCATAAATATCATTTACAAACAAAAATTTACCATCGAAGCGGGATTTTCTGGTAGAGGAGCCGCTGGCGCTGCGATCGCACTTATGGAGGATACCGACTTCAGCCAGAAGGGGGACTTAAGCGCGAGATTTGATATCGCTACTGATATCGCTTCGATCCCCCATTTATCGCGCGATCGCTCGAATATATTCTCGGTTGGGGGCAATGTCATTGAAACCACGATCGACCCAATACTTTACGCCGATCCCCCACGTACTGGATAATTTACCTAAACGCCATACGCCTTTCCCTTCTAAGGGGACAAGGGCAATAGATCGAGGACAACAGACAACCGACAAAAAGCAGATAACTTCTCGCTTACCGCTTTGCGATATGATCTGGGTCATCAATAAGAATTTACTGAGCTATAAGACAGAGGGCAAGACGCTGTGATTAGAGTAGCGATCAACGGTTTTGGACGCATCGGACGCAACTTCATGCGGTGCTGGCTGGGTCGAGAAAATAGCAATATTGAAGTCGTTGCCATCAATGACACTTCCGACCCAAAAACAAACTCCCACTTGCTGAAGTATGATTCCATGCTGGGCAAGTTTAACGCTGACATTAGTTGCGATGACAACTCCATCACAGTAAACGGCCATACTGTTAAATGCACATCGGATCGCAACCCAGAAAACTTGCCCTGGAAAGATTGGGGAATCGACCTGATCATCGAATCGACCGGAGTCTTTACAGACAAGGCAGGGGCATCCAAGCATTTAAACGCTGGCGCTAAGAAAGTTTTGATTACCGCTCCTGGCAAAGGAGATGACGGCACGTTCGTCGTCGGTGTCAACCATCAAGACTACGACCACAACAAGCACGTAATCATCAGCAATGCTAGCTGCACCACCAACTGCCTAGCACCCGTTGCCAAAGTGCTGCACGAAAAATTCCATATTATCAAAGGCACGATGACGACGACCCACAGCTACACTGGCGACCAGCGCTTGCTGGATGCCAGTCACCGGGATCTGCGTCGGGCACGGGCTGCCGCGCTCAACATTGTGCCTACTTCAACTGGTGCCGCCAAAGCAGTTGCTTTGGTGCTGCCAGACCTCAAGGGCAAACTGAATGGTATTGCTTTGCGCGTCCCAACTCCCAACGTTTCCGTTGTGGATTTGGTAATTCAGGTCGAGAAGCCGACTTTCACTGAAGAAGTAAACCAAGCCCTGAAGGATGCCGCTGAAGGCTACCTGAAAGGGATTCTGGAATACAGCGACCTGGATCTTGTCTCGTCAGATTATCGCGGTACCAATTCCTCGGCTATTGTGGATGCAAGCTTGACTATGGTTATGGGCAATGACCTGGTTAAGGTTGTGGCTTGGTACGACAACGAGTGGGGCTACAGCCAGCGGGTTGTGGATCTTGCTGAACTGGTGGGCGAAAAGTGGGTTGCTTAAAAGTTTTGAGTTTTGAGTTATTAATTCAAAATTCATAATTTCTAAAAATGCTGAAACCCTTGGGCGAGAGTGATTTGTTGGTTGGGATATAAACCGCTGGAGTCTACTAACAAGACTTGAGAGCCTGTTGTAATTGTCCCGACTACTGCTGCACTCTCACCCAATTTTTTTACTAATGCTTCTGCTGACTCTGGAGGCAGACACAGCACGAGTTCAAAATCTTCGCCGCCGTATAATGCCCATTCGAGCGATCGCTCTGACGAAACCATGCGCTTAAGTGCGTCTGGAATAGTAATCCAGTTGCGCTCAATTTGTGCCCCGACTCCACTGCATCGGCAGATTTGCACAACGGCGTCTGCTAAACCGTCGCTGCTGTCCATGCCAGCTACTCGAATTTCGGATTTTAGATTTTGGATTTTGGATTGGGAATTTAGAATTTCCCAGAGGATAGGCAAGACATCCAGGCGGGGTTTGGGTCGCTGGTGAGCCTGTATTAAAAATGTCTGTTCAGATCCACTAAGATTTTTGCCTGATTCGGGGTGGAGGAGTAATTCTAGCCCCGCTCGCGATGCGCCGTGAAAGCCAGTGACGACGATCGCATCCCCAACCTGGGCATTACCTCGACGGATGATATGAGTTGGGGAGACTTCGCCAAAGGCTGTAATTGCTACTGTAACTACATTTGAGCGACAGATATCACCGCCAACAATCGGCGTGTTGTATGCGTTTAGGCATTGGGTGAGTCCTTGGTAGAGTTGCTCAACCCAGGCGACTGGTAAATCGGCAGTTACGGCTAAACCTACTGTAATGCCTAGTGGGGATGCTCCCATTGCGGCTAAATCTGATAAATTGGCAGCTGCGGCACGCCAACCTGCGTCTTGTGGGGAAGTAGTGCGATCGCTAAAATGTACCCCATCCACCAGTAAATCTGTTGTCACTACTAAAGATTTGTCGGGATGAGTCTCCAGTACGGCTGCATCATCTCCGACTATTTCTGCTGCACAAAAGCGCTGCAATCGTGACAACAAACCTTGTTCGCCTATGTCGCGAATTTTCATGGAGTTTTTAAGAACCTTCCCGCTTGGAGAACGTGGAGAGAATAGAGATAAAAAAAGGTGCGATCGCGCCTCAACTCATGTATCAGAAAAAACAGAGCGATCGCTTTGTTTCTTCTCCCATATGATGCTAATTTCTATCTGAATAGGGATGTCTAAGTTTGGGAAAGCGATAAAATGTATTCCCATCATCATCAACTTCTGTAAGCGCGTTCAACAACTTAACTTGGCGCTCTAGGTATTGCTTTGCCAACTCGGTATCGACTCTAGCAGCTGCGGCTAACTGGATTAACGAAATACAACTATCTTGTTCTTCCAGCAATTTATAAAAAGCATTCTCTACAAGCACCTGCTGCTGGCGCTGCTGGAAGGCACTGGTAAATAACATAACTGCGCTGACACCCAGCCCGACTATTAATATCACCTCAAGAATTGCCATAGCTAATTTATTAATATTATGAGTGAAGCTGCTATTAGAAAGTAAGGTGGGCACTGCCCACCTTACTATAAAAGTTATGAGTTATCAGTTCTTTAAATTCCTAACTCAAAACTCAAAACTCTAATTAGGCTGTTTTCTGCGGCTCGACTAAATTATCTAACCCTTGGACAACCTTAGCTGACTCAATCTTATCCCCCGGCTTGATTTTTTCGAGAACCTCTTTCCCTTCAATCAAATAACCGAAAACCGCATAACGTCCATCCAACAAATTGCGTCCTGCTGGAGTCAGTTCGGGTTCATATAGGAAGAAGAAAAACTGAGAAGAGCCGCCATCGGTTTCGCCTTCTGGACGAGCCAGAGCAACAGTACCGTAGGCTTGGAAGGGCAGAACTGGGTCTTCGCGGAAACGTCCGGCCTCTTCTAGAGTAATACCGTACATGGGGGCTTTATCACCTTTCACCAGCACTTCGAGGGGAATAGCGCGGTATTTGCCAGTTGCAGGATCGATGAAACCCACATCTTTTCCGGGTGGATCTCCAGCTTGGACTACATAAGATTCTTCAGCACGGGTGAACTCCAGGCCATTATAGAAACCGCGCTGTACTAAATCTACAAAGTTACCAGCCGTAACGGGCGCACTGTAGCCATCAAGCACTAAGGTGAGATTACCTTTACTGGTTGCCATTTCTACGGTAGCGCGACCTTTGAGTTGAGGCAGGTTGCTGAACTCTGAGGGCACTTCATAGGGGAACTCTTGCACCATTAGTTCTTCTAGCTGACCTACTTTGTCGAGGATTTTGCCTCGTTCGAGCCAAATGTTTTCCTTATCTTTAGCTTCGACTGCCTCGCGCAGGCTGGCGATGTCCTCGTTCATTTTGGCAATCAGGTCTTCGGCTTGGGGTTTTTTTGCCTCCGGGACACTAGCGAGGATTTTATCGGCGCGATCGCGGAGAATTACAGATGCTTTGGTAATATCCCCATTTATAGGATTCCATCGCTTACCGCGCAGTTGTGTGGCAATATCTTCTAAACTGGCTTGAACTTCCCGCACTGGCTTGTTGTCAATCGGTAGTGCATACCTTAACAAAGCTTTGCCGTCAGTAATGGCATTCCCAGGCGGTAATGCAGCACTGAGTCCAACTGACAAAGACATCAGCAGCAGTGCCGATACACCAGTTTTAAACAAGCGCTTACACCAATCGAGCAGGGAACGGTTTGAATGAAGCATAAATTAATTCCCAGTTGCTGCCAAGCAGTTGCCTTCAGCAGCTTTATAGGCTCAAAAACTCCATTCTTAATCTTCCCATACGCCTGTCCCCAGCCGTCATGAGCGTCGATTCCAATTGACAATACAGGCAATACACCGCGCACGCGGTAAAATAGGATGCCAATTGTTCTGCCAACTAGGCAACTGACTCAAAGATTTATGATTTCGAGTAACGACTTTCGACCTGGTGTGACGATTGTATTGGATGGAGGTGTCTGGCGAGTGGTGGAATTTCTCCACGTCAAGCCAGGGAAAGGTTCGGCTTTTGTGCGGACGAAGCTGAAAAACGTGCAGAGTGGAAGCGTTGTGGAAAAAACGTTCCGGGCGGGAGAAACTGTACCCCAAGCCAACCTGGAAAAAAGCACGATGCAGCATACCTATAAAGAGGGCGAGCAGTTCGTCTTTATGGATATGGAAAGCTATGAAGAAGCTACTCTGCGCCGAGAACAGATTGGAGATCGCGTCAAATATCTCAAAGAAGGCATGGAAGTAAACGTCGTCCGTTGGGGCGAAGCTGTTTTGGAAGTGGAACTGCCTAACTCCGTTGTGCTAGAAGTTACACAAACCGATCCGGGTGTGAAAGGCGATACTGCGACGGGGGGATCAAAACCCGCTATTGTCGAAACTGGTGCTCAAGTGATGGTTCCTCTGTTTATTTCTATAGGAGAGCGAATCAAAGTTGACACTCGCACCGATACATACATGGGTCGGGAATAGTGCAGAAGTCATTGGTCAAGTGTCATTGGTCATTGGTCCTTGGTCATTGGTCATTGGTAAGGGACTAAGGACTAAGGACTAAAGACTAAGGATTAAGAACAAAGGACTAAAGACATCTATGGCAATAGACTTCAACGAACTTAGGGAACTGCTAGCAGCGATCGCTCATACTGACATCGCGGAACTGATCTTAAAAAGCGCTGATTTTGAACTTACAGTGCGTAAAGGCATGGGGGGTACGCAAGCCCCAGCTAATTTTGGTGCTGCTGGCACAACTGCGCCAACACCGACGCTCCCCCCTACACCCAGCCCAGAACCTGCGGGTCGTGACGCTACACCTGCTGCTTCTCCACCAATTGATAGGAGATGGGTGGAGGTGACATCCCCTATGGTAGGAACGTTTTACCGTTCGCCTGCTCCGGATGAACCGCCATTTTGTGAAGTGGGCGATCGCATACGCACTGGTCAAACGGTCTGTATCATTGAAGCGATGAAACTGATGAATGAAATTGAAGCTGAGGTATCTGGAAGTGTGATGGAAATACTTGTCGAAAATGGCCAACCAGTAGAATACGGACAGCCATTAATGCGGATTAATCCGGAACAATGATTCCTCTATTGTTATATACATACTAGCTGCTAAAATTTGGGGATCAGTTCCTTCGGGTTAATCGGATGCAACAAATCACACCTGTACCGCAAGAAGTTACACAACAAGTTGCAGAATACTTCAGTATTCTTAGTGAGCCGATGCGTCTGCGGCTTTTGAACTTGCTGCGCGACAGCGAGAAATGCGTGCAAGAACTGGTTGAGGCGACCGATACCAGTCAAGCTAATGTATCAAAGCACCTGAAAGTGATGTTACAAGCGGGTATACTCAGCCGCCGCTCTGAAGGAACATCCGCTTACTACAAGGTCGAAGACGAGCTAATTTTCGAGCTGTGCAATCTTGTTTGCGATCGCCTCGCTACTCGGATTGAACAGCAAGCTCGTCACTTTCGTGACTTCAGTCTTGCCAACAAACACTGATGTTGTTAACGAGCGATGCTTAAGGGTTCATAGTTCATGGTTCACAGCGGGAACTGTTGAACAATGAACGATGAACATTAACCTATAGCTGATAGTCAGCCTCAAATTTCTTGCGCGTCAGCGGCTGATCCAGCTCTAAGCCTTCCCCACCTAAGATTTCCAGCTTTTTCCCCTCCACATCAATCCAGACTTTCGCATCTGGATTGAGGCTGGTTGCGGTGTAAAGGACTTGCGCCACTCTACCCGTCATCGAGGTAGTTCCCCCCCCTGTGGTAAATTCTTGGGATAAATTAACGTGAATGCCATCCTCTCTCACATCGACGCTGCGAAGTTTTGTCCCCGACGGGATGGTGCTTGTTAAATTCGCGTCAGTCGGTCCCGATAAAAGGGTATTAAAAGCATCCCCTAAAAGCGCAGTGGGTTTGCTGTTGGTCTTTTGTAGCTGGATGGAACTCGGCACCACTTCAATCCTGCCCGTTTTTTTAAGCCAATAAACTTGAACTGTTTTCTCGGCTGCTGGCGGCAGACTCTGCGTTGGCTGCGGCGCTTGAGACGCTGTGGTAATCGGCGTCGTAGCTGTGGGAACGGGTTGGGTTGTCGTTGTGGGAACGGGCTGGGTCGCAGTCGTGGGAGCGGGCTGGGGCGTGGTCGTTGTGACAGGGGGCGCCTGGGTTGCAGGCTGACCTGAATTTAACGCCCACCAAGCTCCAGCACCCCCCGCCGCTAATACTGCCGCCGATATCCCGGCAATTGCGCCATTGGAAATGCGACGGCCTGGTTGTTTATCTTCTTGCATATAAAGGGTCCTCCATCAGAATTTTGGTTGGATATGTGTGAGGAGGCCTAACTACTAAATACATTGAGGCCACAACTTTTCCGAAAGTTACGTGCAAGAGCTAATGGCTACTTGCTGGTATTGGGTGGCTGGAGCCGAACAAATGCTGCTAGTTCTAAGCGATCGCTATCTATTTTAAATTGTAAAAGTCGCGCAATGATGCCTGTATCCTCCAAGTTGCGGAGATCTAATCTGCTGCTCGCACCCGACGTAAGTGCGCTTACAAATTGGGGCGGAACTGGATTTCCGTTTACCGTCACCACTGGCGCAATCAGCTGTAGCTGCCGCCCTGACACTAGGCCCAGCCCTGACTCGATGTTAACAGCCAGCTTGTCAGTATTTTCCTGACCCTGTAAGTCCACTTGGAATCGCAGCCGATTGTCAGCCAAAAAGTCCACTTTTGGGTTGAGAATTTGATAATCTTCTGGCAAGAAAGCAGCAGCGGAACCGAGGGAGCGACGTGCTAGCTCCTGCAACCTTTGTGCAACCTTTGGTGACTTTAGAGCCTGATTAATATCTTTCTCAGTTATAACCAAATGCACCGCGCCCTGGACTGGATCTTTAGAGATACCAGCGATGGTGTCTGTGAGCGATCGCCTCTTGCCTTTTGGTTGTTTCTCGCCGCTTTGTCTGAGACGCTTTAAGTCCAGAGCAACCGGATCTGTTTCCACTTCTAATTGGTCAATCCTCACCTCTGGCGTCAGCCACAACCCTCGCCCAGCAAGCCTCACGCGATCCACCTTACCTTGCGCCACTTGGTACGAGGGCGCATTATCAACGCGGACTTGCAACTGCTCGACTTTATCAAACCGAGAGCGAATAGCACCCTCAGCAACAGTGTCAATAACTAAACCAGCGGGTGAGACGAAAGCAAGCAAGCCAGATAAGAGGATTGTTATTAATTCCATTTGTTAATCCGCAGCAGGTTTTTATTTATTAAGTTAGACGCTTCATGGATATTCGCTTGAGTCCCGCTTATTCTCGTCCCCAGGGTCCAGGCTGGGAACGAGAATTATGAGAATTACTTTAAAGCAGCATCAATCCATTGCTTTAAAGTTGGTATTACTTCATCGAGCAGAATTTCGTGTTTTTTGAGGGTAGCGCGTTCTACCACTTCGACTTTACCTGATTGAAGCGATCGCCCTGTTACAATCCTATACGGAATCCCAATTAAATCGGCATCTTTGAATTTAACCCCAGCGCGTTCATCGCGATCGTCGAGCAAAGTTTCAATGCCAGCTTGATTTAACTCGTTGTAAAGTTTTTCGGCTGCCTCAACTTGTTGCGCGTCGGTGATATTGGGAATAGTGACAATGGCGTGATAAGGAGCGATCGCAACAGGCCAAATTATCCCATCTTTGTCATAAGACTGTTCTACTGCTGACTGAGCCAAACGCGACACTCCGACACCGTAGCACCCCATAACTAGGGGAACTTCTTCACCTTGTTCGTTAGTGTAAGTAGCTCCCATTGCTTTAGAGTATTTAGTGCCAAGCTGGAAAATGTGACCGACTTCAATACCTCTGGCACTTTGAAGAGTTTGGCTAGAGTTGTGAATAGAGCGATCGCCTGCTTTTGCCTTCCTTAAATCCACCACTAGCTCTGCTAAAGGAAACTGTTCGTTCCAATTAGCACCAACTACGTGATATCCAGATTCATTAGA
The sequence above is a segment of the Microcoleus sp. FACHB-831 genome. Coding sequences within it:
- a CDS encoding DUF2993 domain-containing protein is translated as MELITILLSGLLAFVSPAGLVIDTVAEGAIRSRFDKVEQLQVRVDNAPSYQVAQGKVDRVRLAGRGLWLTPEVRIDQLEVETDPVALDLKRLRQSGEKQPKGKRRSLTDTIAGISKDPVQGAVHLVITEKDINQALKSPKVAQRLQELARRSLGSAAAFLPEDYQILNPKVDFLADNRLRFQVDLQGQENTDKLAVNIESGLGLVSGRQLQLIAPVVTVNGNPVPPQFVSALTSGASSRLDLRNLEDTGIIARLLQFKIDSDRLELAAFVRLQPPNTSK
- the accB gene encoding acetyl-CoA carboxylase biotin carboxyl carrier protein, translated to MAIDFNELRELLAAIAHTDIAELILKSADFELTVRKGMGGTQAPANFGAAGTTAPTPTLPPTPSPEPAGRDATPAASPPIDRRWVEVTSPMVGTFYRSPAPDEPPFCEVGDRIRTGQTVCIIEAMKLMNEIEAEVSGSVMEILVENGQPVEYGQPLMRINPEQ
- the efp gene encoding elongation factor P, with translation MISSNDFRPGVTIVLDGGVWRVVEFLHVKPGKGSAFVRTKLKNVQSGSVVEKTFRAGETVPQANLEKSTMQHTYKEGEQFVFMDMESYEEATLRREQIGDRVKYLKEGMEVNVVRWGEAVLEVELPNSVVLEVTQTDPGVKGDTATGGSKPAIVETGAQVMVPLFISIGERIKVDTRTDTYMGRE
- the thiL gene encoding thiamine-phosphate kinase: MKIRDIGEQGLLSRLQRFCAAEIVGDDAAVLETHPDKSLVVTTDLLVDGVHFSDRTTSPQDAGWRAAAANLSDLAAMGASPLGITVGLAVTADLPVAWVEQLYQGLTQCLNAYNTPIVGGDICRSNVVTVAITAFGEVSPTHIIRRGNAQVGDAIVVTGFHGASRAGLELLLHPESGKNLSGSEQTFLIQAHQRPKPRLDVLPILWEILNSQSKIQNLKSEIRVAGMDSSDGLADAVVQICRCSGVGAQIERNWITIPDALKRMVSSERSLEWALYGGEDFELVLCLPPESAEALVKKLGESAAVVGTITTGSQVLLVDSSGLYPNQQITLAQGFQHF
- a CDS encoding metalloregulator ArsR/SmtB family transcription factor → MQQITPVPQEVTQQVAEYFSILSEPMRLRLLNLLRDSEKCVQELVEATDTSQANVSKHLKVMLQAGILSRRSEGTSAYYKVEDELIFELCNLVCDRLATRIEQQARHFRDFSLANKH
- a CDS encoding peptidylprolyl isomerase, with amino-acid sequence MLHSNRSLLDWCKRLFKTGVSALLLMSLSVGLSAALPPGNAITDGKALLRYALPIDNKPVREVQASLEDIATQLRGKRWNPINGDITKASVILRDRADKILASVPEAKKPQAEDLIAKMNEDIASLREAVEAKDKENIWLERGKILDKVGQLEELMVQEFPYEVPSEFSNLPQLKGRATVEMATSKGNLTLVLDGYSAPVTAGNFVDLVQRGFYNGLEFTRAEESYVVQAGDPPGKDVGFIDPATGKYRAIPLEVLVKGDKAPMYGITLEEAGRFREDPVLPFQAYGTVALARPEGETDGGSSQFFFFLYEPELTPAGRNLLDGRYAVFGYLIEGKEVLEKIKPGDKIESAKVVQGLDNLVEPQKTA
- a CDS encoding type I glyceraldehyde-3-phosphate dehydrogenase → MIRVAINGFGRIGRNFMRCWLGRENSNIEVVAINDTSDPKTNSHLLKYDSMLGKFNADISCDDNSITVNGHTVKCTSDRNPENLPWKDWGIDLIIESTGVFTDKAGASKHLNAGAKKVLITAPGKGDDGTFVVGVNHQDYDHNKHVIISNASCTTNCLAPVAKVLHEKFHIIKGTMTTTHSYTGDQRLLDASHRDLRRARAAALNIVPTSTGAAKAVALVLPDLKGKLNGIALRVPTPNVSVVDLVIQVEKPTFTEEVNQALKDAAEGYLKGILEYSDLDLVSSDYRGTNSSAIVDASLTMVMGNDLVKVVAWYDNEWGYSQRVVDLAELVGEKWVA
- a CDS encoding GerMN domain-containing protein encodes the protein MQEDKQPGRRISNGAIAGISAAVLAAGGAGAWWALNSGQPATQAPPVTTTTPQPAPTTATQPVPTTTTQPVPTATTPITTASQAPQPTQSLPPAAEKTVQVYWLKKTGRIEVVPSSIQLQKTNSKPTALLGDAFNTLLSGPTDANLTSTIPSGTKLRSVDVREDGIHVNLSQEFTTGGGTTSMTGRVAQVLYTATSLNPDAKVWIDVEGKKLEILGGEGLELDQPLTRKKFEADYQL